DNA sequence from the Bacillota bacterium genome:
TAGGCGCAACCGATTCGAGGAAAGGAGAAGTCCCCACTTCTTCTTGACTCAGACACTAAGACATTGCCTGTGGACAAGCGCGCCGTCATGTGCCAGGCGCCACCGAATCACCGAGGGGCCAGCATCCTGCGAAGAGCGTGAACGAGGGGGACACCGAACAGGATGACCGCTACGGCCTCACCCGCCGCCACGCTAGCCATGGCCGCAGGGACTGTCCAGGTGTGGATGGCGAGCCCGGAGATGAACGGCAGGTACCCCCCGACCACCACCCCATTCACAACGATGGGGAACGCGTAAGCCACCCAGGACCTGCGATACTTGCGGGTCAAGACCGCCGCGAGGAGAGTCGCGAGCGTCCCGAATATCACGTCCACCCAGCCAAACGGGCCGACGAAGTTCGCTACGAGCACCCCCACCGCCAAGCCCGGCACGGCCTCAGCCCACAGGATGGGCAGTACGGTCAGGCTCTCCGCGACGCGCACCTGGACTACCTTATACGAGAACGGGGCCAGAAGCAGACATAAGGCAACGTAGGCCCCAGCGATCACCCCAGCGCGCACCATCGACCTTACCTGGATCACGGCCAAGCCTCCCTCTCCGCAATAGAGCCTGTTGCCGGCCGGGTGCTACCGGCCTCCATACCAGCTTCCTACTGCTCTATGATACACAATGAGGCGTGAACGCGAAAGGCCCGCGGGCGGTGAGCCCGAGGGCCTGGGGTTCGCCAGATTCCTGTCAGTCACTGGAGACCACTGGGGGGGGGCACTGGGCCCACGTCCACCTCCGCCGTCAGTGTCTTGAGGAAAGTCGACGGGGCTGGAAGGGTGAACTTCGCGGTTACAGCCTGGAAGTTGCCTTCACTGTCCCACAGCTCAACGGGGGCGACTACGGACTCGGAGATGTCCACCTCCACGGGTGAGTTGAATGGGCTGACAAAAACCTGGACATTCGCCTCCTGGGTGGCAGCTTCTATGACGTCACCTGCGCCATCCTTGAACTCGACTATGAGCTTGTTGTACACTCCACCCGCGATGCCTTTGGCCGTTATGACCAACGTCCCGACAATGGGCTCATTCTGCGTGCAAACCAGTAAGGGCTCCTTGACCTCCATCACGAGCTTTGAAGCGATACACCCACTCAGCGTACTAGCTAGGAGCAGCATGGCAACAACCGCCACAACCCTGAGAGCAAGTGCCTTCTTCATGTCATTCGCCTCCTTTCGCGTATGCCTTGCTCAGCAGCGTACTGCTCCTGGGTAATTCTCGCATACTCACGTAATTCCTGCTGAACCAGAGGCTGCACATGAGGAATCTGCACTTGCTCTAGTCACCCGAGGCGATCAGCTGGCCAAAGCCTTCTCGACTCTCTGCTTGAGCGCAGGCAAAGGCGTTACACCCACCATCTTGTCGACCGGCCGCCCGTTCTTGAATATGATCAAGGTAGGTATGCTCAGGTTGCCAGCCAGTTCGGCATCATGAGCATACCTAACTGGCTGGCAACCTGAGCATTCTCGTCCACGTTCACCTTTCCGACCTTGACCGTCCCGTCCTTATAGGCCGACGCCAGTTGGTCGATTATCGGTCCCTGCATCCTGCAAGGCCCGCACCATGCTGCCCAGAAGTCCACCACACTCACCCCGGAGAACTTCCCGATCTCCGCATCAAAATTGGCGTCTGTCAGTTCGACAGGCTTACCGACCAAATTCATCGACATGGATGATCCTCCCTTTCAAGCACGCTCCCGAACGAGCTCTAGAGAAACCTGAGGATAGTGTTGACAACCTGCGCCAGTTCATCCCCAGCGTCTGACTCCCCCGCGGAAACCAGCGCACCGCGCTCAGCGGCGTGGGCTGCAATCACCTCTCGCTGTACCTTGTCGACTGATGCTCGGACAGCCGAAAGCTGCGAGAGGACCTGTTCCCAGTCGCGGCCTCCTTCAACCATCCGCTCGATCCCCGCTACGTGCCCTCTTATGGTTCTGAGCCGCTGGAGGATGTCGGTTCTCTCCGCTCTTTCAGGTTCCACGTATGTCGCCCCAATCCTTCTTTGCGTCCGGGTGAGCAAGACCCCGAAACATGCGGACCGCCCTATAGGGTGGGGGGGTATATCTGGGCCCATTTTACACCGGCACAGGCTCTGTGTCAACACCCGATCTCGCCCATGTGGTACAGGATGATGGACGCCATGACAATGCCAGCGGTCTCGGTCCGTAGGATGCGATGGCCGAGGGTAACTGTGACAGCTCCGAGATCACAGGCCGCCTCGACCTCACTGTGGGAGAACCCTCCCTCAGGACCGACGGCAAAGGACACGGATGGTCTGCTTTCGGGGTCCAGGGTGTCCAGAGCGTGGCGGAGTGTTCGCGTCCGTTCGAGTTCCCACGGGAGAAGAAGCAACCCGCCTGCCTGGGTGCACGACCGTGCGGCGTTCGCGAGGTCCGTGATGGGCTCGACATCTGGGATCCTCCCGCGCCCGCATTGCTTCGCGGCCTCCCCTGCCACCCGTCTCCACCGGGCGACGCGGTCCACTGCACGGGAGGCGTCCGGCCGGGGGATCGTGCGGTCCGTGATGACAGGGACGAACCTCGACACTCCTATCTCTGTGCACTTCTGCACCACGAAGTCCATCTTGTCGGACTTTGGGAGGGCCTGAATGAGCTGGAGGGGCACCTTTGGCTCCCGGACCGGGTGCGCCGTTGCCTCGATCCTGGCGAAAACTGCCCCCTGAGCAAACCGGCAGATCCTCGACACGTGCTCGGTGCCTGCCCCATCCGTTATGAGAATTCCGTCTCCCACGCCGAGCCTCAGGACCGTGCGTATGTGCCTTGCGTCCGGCCCGGAGATGGTGATGAGCCCCCCGGACACGGCCTCCGCAGTCACGAAGAACTTGTGCATGTCCGCGCCTCCGAGACTAGGGTTACCCAGTCGCCGATCTGAATCCGGTCAACCGGCGAATGGCCCTCCCGGGCCAGAGCGTCGGTCAAGCCCTGCTCGTGCTGGACTGTGAAGCCCCCAGAGACAAAAGCGCCGCCCGGCGCAAGGACCCTTGAGAGGTCAGGTATGAGTGACCGGACTACTTCAGGCAGGATATTGCAGACCACAACATCGAACCGAGCCGAGATGCCTTCCACGAGGTTTCCTTCCTCTATGGTCACGCGCTCCTTGACCCCGTTGGCCAGGGCGTTGGCCCGGGCGGTCTCGACTGCGACAGGATCCACGTCGATGCCCACGACCCGACAGGCCCCCAGCTTGGCCGCGACGATGGACAGGATGCCCGAGCCCGTCCCGACGTCCAGAACTGAAAGGCCCTCACAGACACGAGATTCCAAAGCCAGGACGCAGCCTTTCGTGCTCTCGTGCTGCCCTGTCCCGAAGGCCTCTCCCGGATCCAACAGGACTACGATGTCGCATGGAAGGGGAGTGTAATGAGTCCAAGTGGGAACGACTACAACTCTCTTTCCGACTCGTTCTGGTTTGTAGTGCTCCCGCCACGAGCGGTTCCAGTCCTGCGCCTCAACTCTTGTGAGGGTGACTTCGGGTTTCTTGTGGTCCGGCCTTCCGGCAAACACCCAGGCGAGCCCTTCCTCTATGAGCCGGACTTTCTCACCGAGCGTGTCGTTTACCGGAAAGTAGGCAAAGACTCGAGTGGGTCCGGCTGTCTCAACTCCGGAAAGATCGAATGATGCCAAAGGATTGGATGCCGCCCCTTCCGCAAGCACAGAAGGGCCGGTGAACGCGACCCCACCGGCCCCAGCTTCTCGGAATACCTCTGCCACCTGCTCAGCATCCTCGTCCGCAACCAGCACGGAGACCTCGGCCCAGATAGAGGCGGACTTGCGGCTCACGCTCGTCTCTCCCATTTGTCCCTGATTCGCTGGAATATGCTCTTCCCTGCATCCTGAGGCTCGCCCGTCCGGACCGCAGCGAGTTCCCGAAGCAACTCCCGCTCACGCTCGGAAAGCCGGGTCGGAGTCACGACATTCACGCGCACGTGCAGGTCCCCGCGGCCGCCCCCCCTCATACTGGGCATTCCTTTGTTCCGAAGGGTGAACANNNNNNNNNNCCGCTCTGAGTGCCTTCGGGTATCCTGAGTCGGCTCTCGCCGTCGATTGTCGGGACAGTAATCTCGTCCCCCAGGGCCGCCTGGGTAAAGGACAACGGCACCTCCGTGCCAAGGTCGTTGCCGTTCCGCTCGAACACTTCGTGGGGACGGACGGTGATGTAGATGTAGAGGTCACCCGAAGGTCCGCCGCGCACCCCGCTCTCACCCTCGCCCCTCACGCGAAGCTTGGCGCCTGTATCCACACCCGGCGGAATCTCAACGGTTACGCTGGCAACTCTGCGCACTCTGCCCGCACCAGCGCACCCCGGACACGGAGTCTCGATGATTGTCCCCTCTCCTCTGCACCTAGGGCAGGTTTCCACTCTTGAGAACCTCAGGAACGACGTGGAACTCACCGTCTGAACCTGGCCCCTCCCATGACATGTGGGGCAGGTTCTTGGCTCAGTCCCGGGCTTCGCGCCGCTTCCCCCACACTTTTCGCAGGCCGTGAGCCTCTCGACCTTGATGGTCCTCTCGAGCCCCGAGGCGGCCTCCTCAAGTTCAATTTCCAGATCGTAGCGGAGATCTGCACCTCTCACGGGCCCCACCCGCGCACCGCCGCCGAACGGGCTCTCCCCGAAGAATGCCTCGAAGATGCTCCCGAACGGGTCGAACCCGGTGAAGTCCCTGGCATCGAACCCGCCGGGCACACCATTCAGCTTGTGCCCGAACTGGTCGTACCGCGCACGCTTCTCTGGGTCCGACAACACCTCGTAGGCCTCGTTTATCTCCTTGAAGAGCTGCTCCGCGGAAGGGTCACCCGGGTTCACGTCGGGGTGGTACTTCCGCGCAAGCCTGCGATAGGCTTTCTTTATGTCGTCTTCGCTCGCGTTCTTCTCCACGCCGAGCACTTCATAGTAATCGCGTCTGCCCGTAGCTAAACACCGCCTCAGACCCGAGCCTTCCTCATGCTCATCCTGGTCAGAAGGTCCGAAAGCCCTTCAGCCATGAAACTAACAAGAGCCATCGCCCCCGCGTAGTCCATGCGGGTGGGGCCTATGACCCCGATGGTCCCGAGGGACCTGCCCCCAATGCCGTAGGAGGCGCTCACCACGCTACAACCCTTGAGCTCATCGCGGGCGTTCTCCGAACCGATCCTGACGCTGGGCCCGCTCGGCCCGCCCTTCGCGATACCAGAGAAAAGTCCAAGCACGAGATCGTCGGATCCGAGGAACCCCAGCACCGGCTTGGCCCTCTCGATCTCCCTGAACTCCGGCTGCGTGAGCAACTCCGTCAACCCGTCCGTGTAGACTCGTTCCTGGTCAGACACGCTGACCGCAGACAAGAGCAACTCCACCGTGCTTTCGATGAAGGATGCGTAGGCGGTGAGATCAGCCTGTACCTCCCGGAGGAGTCTGCCTCGCATCTGGCTCAGAGATGCACCCCGTAGCCGCTTGTTAAGTATCCCTGAGATCCGGTCCAGGTCCGATGCGGTCAGCGCATGTTCTATCGAGATGAGCTTGTGCTCAACCAGACCAGCCGTGGTAACGACCAGGACCAGCACGCTGTCGCTATTCACGGGCACAAGTTGGATGTGGCGGATTTCCGCCTCCCGCGCCGCGGGGGCCACCACCACGGACGCACATTTCGAGAGATCCCCGAGCACCTTGGCAGTGGCCTTGATCAGGGACTGGATCTCATCCCGGCGCTTCTCATACTCAGCCCTGATGCGTTTCTCCTCGAACCCGGACAGACCCCTCTCGCTCATCAGGGCGTCCACGTAGAACCGGTAACCTTTATCCGAAGGGACCCTCCCCGCGGAGGCATGGGGCTGCTCGAGATACCCTTCTTCTTCGAGATCGGCCATCTCGTTTCGTATCGTCGCTGGGCTTATGCCCAGGCCGTACCTACGGGCGATAGTTCTCGATCCAACGGGCTCGGCGGTGGAGATGTAGTCGTCAGCAACAGCGCGCAGGATTGCGCGCTTCCGCTCTTCCATGACCTTCTCCAAGACCATCACCGCCCTTCAGGTTACATTTCGAGTCCAGTACCCAATTCAGAATGATCTAATCTTTCCCGAGTGCTTTAGCACTCGTATGAGACGAGTGCTAATGTGAACATATCATCCAGCGTTGGTGGTGTCAAGGCTGCGAAACGACGAGGTAGCGGCCATCGAGACCCGGAAAGCTGACCAGAGCAGCCCGCAGGTTGGCTTTACACAAACTCCTGAAAGACCCGATTCCCCAGGAGAAATCCTTTCTCCGTGAGAGCGACCCTTCCCTGTGCCCTGGTGACGAGTCCGGCCTCGACGAGCGCACGCACCACGTGTCCGAACCCTTCCAGGTCCTCCTCAGCTACACCCTGTCGTGTCCTCAGGCCCAGGATTATCCGGTCTATTCTCTCTCCGTCGGCGCCCATGATCTCGCGGCCAGCCACGGGGATCTCTCCACTTCCCACACGCCGCGCGTATTCGTCCGGGTCGGAGGTGTTCCACACTCTCTCGCCATCTGCGGCGAAGTGTGAGTGGGCGGCCACGCCCAACCCCAAATAGCTCGAATTCCTCCAGTAGCCCATGTTGTGGCGGCATTCGTGCCCCGGCAGCGCGAAGTTCGACACCTCGTACCGCACATAACCCCGAGCGCGCGACTCTCTTACGAATGACTCATACATGTCTGCAGTTTCGTCCTCATCCGGTAGCCGCAAGACGCCTCTGGCCAACGCTTCAGCCAATGGCGTTCTATCCTCCACCGCAAGCATGTAGGCCGAGATATGCTCCGGGCGCAGCGCGAACACCCGCTCATAAGTGGCCTGGAACGAACTCTGAGTCTGGCCGGGGACTCCAATCATCAGATCGACGTTTATGTCAGAGAACCCTGCTTTTCGGGCGGCCCGAAACGCACTCGTGTTCTCACACGTCCGGTGGATTCGGCCCAGGGCGGCCAGTTCAGAGCCGTTCATGGACTGGAACCCCAAGGAAAGCCTGGTCACGCCCGCAGCGAGTAGCGCCCGGGCGTACTGTTCATCCAGAGTGCCCGGGTTTGCCTCGACTGTCACTTCGGCGACAGCGTGACCTTTCAGGGCCGAGGTGAGGCCCTGTATGATCCGACAGAGTACGCTCTCGGGGATGCAGGTGGGAGTGCCGCCACCCACATACAACGTAGCAACCGGCGCCACTCTGACGAGATCCCCGCGGCGGAGATTGAGTTCCGCAAGGAGAGCGTCAGCATAGGCAGCAGGGTCTCTCCCCTCCATGGGGTAGGACGCAAAATCGCAGTAGGCGCATTTCCGCACACAGAAGGGGATGTGCACATAAACCCCACCAGGCTCACTCATCTTCGCTTTCGAGCACAGCCATGAATGCTTCCTGGGGGATCTCCACGTGCCCGAACTGTTTCATCCTCCGCTTGCCCTCTTTCTGCTTCTCAAGCAGCTTTCGTTTTCTGGTAACGTCCCCTCCGTAGCACTTGGCCAGGACGTCTTTTCTCGCCGCCCGCACGGTTTCCCGCGCTATTACCCTGGCACCCACCGCTGCCTGCAGGGGTATGTCAAATAGCTGCCTGGGGATTAGCTTGCGCAGGCGTTCGATCACGAGCCGGCCGCGTCTTTCCGCATAGTCCCGATGAACGATGACAGATAGTGCATCGACGGGCCGCCCGTTCACCAGGATGTCCACCTTGACAAGATCAGATGGTCGCATCTCCAGGTACTCGTAGTCGAAAGACGCGTACCCTTTCGTCCTCGACTTGAGCTTGTCGAAGAAGTCGTACAGTATCTCGGACAACGGGATGTCGTATGTCGCCCTTACCCTTGTGGGCGTAACGAAATCGAGGCTGTGGACAATTCCCCTTCGCTCAGTCGCAAGTTCCATCACCGGGCCAATGAAGTCCGACGGGACGTAGACCTGCGCCCTCACGTAAGGCTCCCGGATCTCCTCGATTTCTCCAGCCGGAGGTAGGTTCGCCGGGTTGTCGACAAGAAACGTCTCCCCGTTGGTCCTGGTGACGTCGTAGACAACAGAAGGCGCGGTGGTTATGAGATCAAGGCCGTACTCACGCTCGAGCCTCTCCTCGACTATGTCCATGTGCAACAACCCCAAGAAGCCGCACCTGAAGCCGAAACCAAGGGCCGACGATGACTCAGGCTCGAAAGTTATGGAAGCATCGTTGAGTTGTAGTTTCTCGAGCGCGTCCCGGAGATCTCCATATGCCCCGGTGTCAGCCGGGTACATCCCCGAGAATACCATGGGTGTGACACGCCTGTACCCCGGAAGCGGCGTCGGAGCAGGGTCAGCTGCCAGGGTTATTGTGTCACCCACTGCGGCGTCCCGCACCTGCCTGATCT
Encoded proteins:
- a CDS encoding QueT transporter family protein, giving the protein MIQVRSMVRAGVIAGAYVALCLLLAPFSYKVVQVRVAESLTVLPILWAEAVPGLAVGVLVANFVGPFGWVDVIFGTLATLLAAVLTRKYRRSWVAYAFPIVVNGVVVGGYLPFISGLAIHTWTVPAAMASVAAGEAVAVILFGVPLVHALRRMLAPR
- a CDS encoding metal-sensitive transcriptional regulator produces the protein MEPERAERTDILQRLRTIRGHVAGIERMVEGGRDWEQVLSQLSAVRASVDKVQREVIAAHAAERGALVSAGESDAGDELAQVVNTILRFL
- a CDS encoding 16S rRNA (uracil(1498)-N(3))-methyltransferase encodes the protein MHKFFVTAEAVSGGLITISGPDARHIRTVLRLGVGDGILITDGAGTEHVSRICRFAQGAVFARIEATAHPVREPKVPLQLIQALPKSDKMDFVVQKCTEIGVSRFVPVITDRTIPRPDASRAVDRVARWRRVAGEAAKQCGRGRIPDVEPITDLANAARSCTQAGGLLLLPWELERTRTLRHALDTLDPESRPSVSFAVGPEGGFSHSEVEAACDLGAVTVTLGHRILRTETAGIVMASIILYHMGEIGC
- the prmA gene encoding 50S ribosomal protein L11 methyltransferase, translated to MSRKSASIWAEVSVLVADEDAEQVAEVFREAGAGGVAFTGPSVLAEGAASNPLASFDLSGVETAGPTRVFAYFPVNDTLGEKVRLIEEGLAWVFAGRPDHKKPEVTLTRVEAQDWNRSWREHYKPERVGKRVVVVPTWTHYTPLPCDIVVLLDPGEAFGTGQHESTKGCVLALESRVCEGLSVLDVGTGSGILSIVAAKLGACRVVGIDVDPVAVETARANALANGVKERVTIEEGNLVEGISARFDVVVCNILPEVVRSLIPDLSRVLAPGGAFVSGGFTVQHEQGLTDALAREGHSPVDRIQIGDWVTLVSEARTCTSSS
- a CDS encoding molecular chaperone DnaJ (chaperone Hsp40; co-chaperone with DnaK; Participates actively in the response to hyperosmotic and heat shock by preventing the aggregation of stress-denatured proteins and by disaggregating proteins, also in an autonomous, dnaK-independent fashion); amino-acid sequence: FTLRNKGMPSMRGGGRGDLHVRVNVVTPTRLSERERELLRELAAVRTGEPQDAGKSIFQRIRDKWERRA
- the dnaJ gene encoding molecular chaperone DnaJ; protein product: MEKNASEDDIKKAYRRLARKYHPDVNPGDPSAEQLFKEINEAYEVLSDPEKRARYDQFGHKLNGVPGGFDARDFTGFDPFGSIFEAFFGESPFGGGARVGPVRGADLRYDLEIELEEAASGLERTIKVERLTACEKCGGSGAKPGTEPRTCPTCHGRGQVQTVSSTSFLRFSRVETCPRCRGEGTIIETPCPGCAGAGRVRRVASVTVEIPPGVDTGAKLRVRGEGESGVRGGPSGDLYIYITVRPHEVFERNGNDLGTEVPLSFTQAALGDEITVPTIDGESRLRIPEGTQSG
- the hrcA gene encoding heat-inducible transcriptional repressor HrcA; amino-acid sequence: MEKVMEERKRAILRAVADDYISTAEPVGSRTIARRYGLGISPATIRNEMADLEEEGYLEQPHASAGRVPSDKGYRFYVDALMSERGLSGFEEKRIRAEYEKRRDEIQSLIKATAKVLGDLSKCASVVVAPAAREAEIRHIQLVPVNSDSVLVLVVTTAGLVEHKLISIEHALTASDLDRISGILNKRLRGASLSQMRGRLLREVQADLTAYASFIESTVELLLSAVSVSDQERVYTDGLTELLTQPEFREIERAKPVLGFLGSDDLVLGLFSGIAKGGPSGPSVRIGSENARDELKGCSVVSASYGIGGRSLGTIGVIGPTRMDYAGAMALVSFMAEGLSDLLTRMSMRKARV
- the hemW gene encoding radical SAM family heme chaperone HemW, translating into MHIPFCVRKCAYCDFASYPMEGRDPAAYADALLAELNLRRGDLVRVAPVATLYVGGGTPTCIPESVLCRIIQGLTSALKGHAVAEVTVEANPGTLDEQYARALLAAGVTRLSLGFQSMNGSELAALGRIHRTCENTSAFRAARKAGFSDINVDLMIGVPGQTQSSFQATYERVFALRPEHISAYMLAVEDRTPLAEALARGVLRLPDEDETADMYESFVRESRARGYVRYEVSNFALPGHECRHNMGYWRNSSYLGLGVAAHSHFAADGERVWNTSDPDEYARRVGSGEIPVAGREIMGADGERIDRIILGLRTRQGVAEEDLEGFGHVVRALVEAGLVTRAQGRVALTEKGFLLGNRVFQEFV
- the lepA gene encoding translation elongation factor 4, translating into MNQSAIRNFSIVAHIDHGKSTLADRILELTGALDRREMVEQVLDRMELERERGITIKLKPVRIEHRAADGESYVLNLIDTPGHVDFTYEVSRSLAACEGAVLVVDASQGVEAQTLANLYLAIDAGLEIIPVVNKIDLPNAEPERVREELVDLLGAKPSEVLMVSAKTGQGVSSVLEAIVDRIPPPAGDAQGPLRALIFDSHFDPYRGVIIYVRVMEGRVRQGSRIRIMGSGKEYDVTDVGVFRPEMEPAAELGPGEVGFLAAQIRQVRDAAVGDTITLAADPAPTPLPGYRRVTPMVFSGMYPADTGAYGDLRDALEKLQLNDASITFEPESSSALGFGFRCGFLGLLHMDIVEERLEREYGLDLITTAPSVVYDVTRTNGETFLVDNPANLPPAGEIEEIREPYVRAQVYVPSDFIGPVMELATERRGIVHSLDFVTPTRVRATYDIPLSEILYDFFDKLKSRTKGYASFDYEYLEMRPSDLVKVDILVNGRPVDALSVIVHRDYAERRGRLVIERLRKLIPRQLFDIPLQAAVGARVIARETVRAARKDVLAKCYGGDVTRKRKLLEKQKEGKRRMKQFGHVEIPQEAFMAVLESEDE